The following proteins are co-located in the Halarcobacter sp. genome:
- a CDS encoding aminotransferase class III-fold pyridoxal phosphate-dependent enzyme, producing the protein MNYLLPLKIDFRKSNGSYLFDKNTQTKYLDFFSMYSSLPLGYNHTIFDDSFKSKINEISYIKMTNNVCQSDEFLDMINIFKQYTFSKNFHFTCTGALAVESALKAAMEYKKIDNPLILSVKNSFHGVNSWGFTTSRVGVTAKRMEYFPKNNWLDLSLDDIIKYLERKNLKNLTAIIIEPIQATNGDIYLDKNKLKIIRNLCIEKDICFILDEIQTGFGTTGKMWYYEYLDLIPDILVFGKKSQVSGIVISNKYKGILESTYQKLDVTFDGDLIDIVRSTYILKAFEKYNILNNVKNNSNKLKQNLESHVLNYRSIGHLIAFDFKNSKLRDNFVKKCFDNKLLINKGGETSVRLRPNLALNQKEINEFIQKVKELI; encoded by the coding sequence ATGAATTATCTTTTACCGTTAAAAATAGATTTTAGAAAATCTAATGGTTCATATCTTTTTGATAAAAATACACAAACTAAATATTTAGATTTTTTTAGTATGTATTCATCTTTACCATTAGGTTACAACCACACTATTTTTGATGATAGTTTTAAATCCAAAATAAATGAAATATCTTATATCAAAATGACAAATAATGTCTGTCAAAGTGATGAATTTCTAGATATGATTAATATATTTAAGCAATACACCTTTAGTAAAAATTTTCATTTTACATGTACCGGTGCTTTGGCAGTTGAATCGGCATTGAAAGCTGCTATGGAATATAAAAAAATTGATAATCCACTAATACTAAGTGTGAAAAACTCATTTCATGGAGTAAATAGTTGGGGGTTTACAACCAGTAGAGTAGGAGTTACTGCAAAAAGAATGGAATATTTTCCAAAAAATAATTGGCTTGATTTAAGCTTAGATGATATTATTAAATATTTGGAAAGAAAAAACTTAAAAAATTTAACTGCAATAATAATAGAACCTATTCAAGCTACAAATGGAGATATTTATCTCGATAAAAATAAATTAAAAATAATAAGAAATTTATGTATAGAAAAAGATATATGTTTTATATTAGATGAAATACAAACAGGATTTGGGACTACTGGTAAAATGTGGTATTATGAATATTTAGATTTAATACCTGATATTTTAGTATTTGGTAAAAAATCTCAAGTTTCAGGTATAGTTATAAGCAACAAATATAAAGGGATACTGGAAAGTACTTATCAAAAACTTGATGTGACTTTTGATGGAGATTTAATAGATATTGTAAGGTCAACTTATATTTTGAAAGCGTTCGAAAAATATAATATATTAAATAATGTAAAAAATAATTCAAATAAATTGAAACAAAATTTAGAATCACATGTCTTAAACTATAGATCAATTGGTCATTTAATTGCGTTTGATTTTAAAAATTCAAAGCTACGCGATAATTTTGTAAAAAAATGTTTTGATAATAAGTTATTAATTAACAAAGGTGGAGAAACTTCTGTTAGATTACGACCAAACTTAGCTTTAAACCAAAAAGAAATTAATGAATTTATACAAAAAGTAAAAGAGTTAATTTAA
- a CDS encoding NAD-dependent epimerase/dehydratase family protein: MNILITGCAGFIGSHLAEELLKDKKNTIIGIDNLSSGNKENLELINSFDEYNNFLFIKADIRDFYELTKIIKNHNIQYIYHLAAIASVQISIRNPLLSNEVNVKGTLNVLEASKQNGVKRIVFSSSAAVYGDENSVLKSEKTPTKPISSYGYEKLISEYHMKLYNDQYNLETVILRYFNVFGERQNTNSNYSGVITIFNDKFKNNEIPNIYGDGEQYRDFIYVKDIVKITIKAMNIQNISGELFCVGSSKKTTINELFNLMNKKYNKNFKANYLKTKNGDIKKSICDNSKLMSTFNIKLSKIDNFI; the protein is encoded by the coding sequence ATGAATATTTTAATTACAGGTTGTGCAGGATTTATAGGTTCTCATTTAGCAGAAGAACTATTAAAAGATAAAAAGAATACAATAATAGGAATAGATAATTTATCTAGTGGAAATAAAGAAAATTTAGAACTTATCAATTCATTTGATGAATACAATAATTTTCTATTTATCAAAGCAGATATTAGAGATTTTTATGAATTAACTAAAATAATTAAAAACCACAATATACAATATATTTACCACCTAGCAGCAATTGCTTCTGTACAAATATCTATAAGAAATCCTCTTTTATCTAATGAAGTTAATGTAAAAGGGACATTAAACGTATTAGAAGCTTCAAAACAAAATGGCGTTAAAAGAATTGTATTCTCTAGTTCTGCTGCAGTTTACGGTGATGAAAATAGTGTATTAAAATCGGAGAAAACCCCAACTAAACCTATTTCATCGTATGGATATGAAAAACTAATCAGTGAATACCATATGAAACTTTACAATGATCAATATAACTTAGAAACAGTTATCCTAAGATATTTTAATGTTTTTGGAGAAAGACAAAATACCAATAGTAACTATAGCGGAGTAATAACTATTTTTAATGATAAATTTAAGAATAATGAAATTCCAAATATCTATGGAGATGGCGAACAATATAGAGATTTTATATATGTAAAAGATATTGTAAAAATAACAATAAAAGCAATGAATATACAAAATATTTCAGGAGAACTATTTTGTGTAGGTAGCTCAAAAAAAACGACTATTAATGAACTCTTTAATCTCATGAATAAAAAATATAATAAAAATTTCAAAGCTAATTATTTAAAAACAAAAAATGGAGATATAAAAAAATCTATTTGTGATAATAGTAAATTAATGTCTACATTCAACATAAAACTGTCTAAAATAGACAATTTTATTTAG
- a CDS encoding methyltransferase domain-containing protein has protein sequence MKNNYFLKDNYKSRDKYVHYNDQNETDDWQLEIYLHALGLMKKNKLSKVCDIGCGSGYKLVTYLGEYKTIGLELDENLDFLKNKYPKKKWLESDFTKNYDLDVDVLICSDVIEHLVNPNELIEYIKKINFKYLVLSTPERDLVYPKDSKYLDGPPRNPAHQREWNFNEFKDYISQYFNIIDHRVTNLHQATQMIICTK, from the coding sequence ATGAAAAATAACTATTTTTTAAAAGATAACTATAAATCAAGAGATAAATATGTACACTATAATGATCAAAATGAAACTGATGATTGGCAACTTGAAATATATCTGCATGCCTTAGGATTAATGAAAAAAAATAAGTTATCTAAAGTATGTGATATAGGATGTGGTTCAGGATATAAATTAGTTACATATTTAGGTGAATATAAAACAATTGGCCTAGAATTAGATGAAAATCTTGATTTTCTTAAAAATAAGTATCCTAAAAAGAAATGGCTTGAATCTGACTTTACTAAAAACTATGATTTAGACGTGGATGTATTAATTTGCTCTGATGTTATTGAACATTTAGTTAATCCTAATGAATTAATTGAATATATAAAAAAGATAAATTTTAAATACTTAGTATTATCTACTCCTGAAAGAGATTTGGTTTATCCTAAAGATTCTAAGTATTTAGATGGTCCACCAAGAAATCCAGCCCATCAAAGGGAATGGAATTTTAACGAATTTAAGGATTACATTTCTCAATATTTTAATATTATTGATCATAGAGTAACAAATTTACATCAAGCTACACAAATGATAATATGTACTAAATAA